From Streptomyces sp. NBC_01754, a single genomic window includes:
- a CDS encoding ABC transporter ATP-binding protein produces the protein MTAASTQKQSTPDRPDREPLEEAGTVREEEFLYRDESRHQAGAQLTTGTMARRLPALVLRSLKMAWDVDRGATAGLLACQAATGVLAALGLLAVTGTITALISSGDITERLWEAAPQLSVIAVASGARALLGIVVVWLTGRLRPVLARAAELTMIEVALGAELAANNKPGYNDFYDNADRGAQVTPDLVDEAQNVLAATATLAAGATVLAVLHPLLLPLLLLACLPQAAAYVRAARVVYLAGLETSGRRRMLHKLRWHMAYTESAEEMRACLAGPFLTARYRRLAASVNAAERKAADTGAWMGLAGAVAGGVASAAVWTALLWLLASGRMGLAAGGGAVFALQTATTSVRGIINGGARLVRTGWYVQDWQNFLDNAHGQAMAASRGTEAPPASPERFEVRDVTYRYDGAPKDSLSGVSLQVRRGEIVALVGENGSGKSTLSRLVCGLLLPTAGEVAWDHTATARMEPWEAWKHVALVPQKYTYLPLSMRDNITFGQGDTSDAAVLAACEASGATDMLPGLRSGLDTLLTSEWFGGQQLSGGQWQRTVITRAFHRQAALLVMDEPTAALDARAEHRIFTGLRDLAKDRAVLLITHRLANVAVADKIVVLDQGRIVQEGTYEELTREPGLFRSLWELQQRTTGDPL, from the coding sequence TTGACCGCGGCCAGTACACAGAAACAGTCAACGCCCGACAGGCCGGATCGAGAACCCCTGGAGGAGGCGGGCACTGTGCGGGAGGAGGAGTTCCTGTACCGGGACGAGTCCAGACACCAGGCCGGTGCGCAGCTGACGACCGGCACCATGGCTCGGCGGCTGCCCGCGCTGGTTCTCCGCTCCCTGAAGATGGCCTGGGACGTGGACCGGGGTGCGACGGCCGGGTTACTGGCCTGCCAGGCGGCGACGGGTGTTCTCGCGGCGCTGGGCCTGCTGGCAGTCACGGGGACGATCACCGCGCTGATCTCGTCGGGTGACATCACCGAGCGGCTGTGGGAGGCCGCACCGCAGTTGTCTGTCATCGCCGTGGCAAGCGGGGCGCGCGCGCTGCTGGGGATCGTGGTGGTGTGGCTGACCGGGCGGCTGCGGCCGGTCCTCGCCCGGGCGGCGGAGCTGACGATGATCGAGGTCGCGCTCGGGGCGGAGCTCGCGGCGAACAACAAGCCCGGCTACAACGACTTCTACGACAACGCCGACCGCGGAGCCCAGGTGACACCGGACCTGGTGGACGAGGCACAGAACGTGCTGGCCGCCACGGCCACACTCGCAGCCGGCGCGACCGTGCTCGCGGTGCTGCACCCCTTGCTTCTTCCCCTGCTGCTCCTGGCGTGTCTGCCGCAGGCCGCGGCGTACGTGCGGGCCGCGCGGGTGGTGTACCTGGCGGGCCTGGAGACCTCCGGACGACGCAGGATGCTGCACAAGCTGCGCTGGCACATGGCCTACACGGAGTCCGCCGAGGAGATGCGGGCCTGTCTGGCCGGGCCGTTCCTCACCGCCCGGTACCGGCGCCTCGCCGCCTCGGTCAACGCCGCCGAACGCAAGGCCGCGGACACCGGTGCGTGGATGGGGCTGGCGGGCGCGGTCGCGGGCGGAGTGGCGTCGGCCGCGGTGTGGACGGCGCTGCTGTGGCTCCTCGCCTCCGGACGTATGGGCCTGGCGGCAGGCGGCGGCGCGGTCTTCGCTCTGCAGACGGCGACCACCTCGGTGCGCGGCATCATCAACGGCGGGGCCCGGCTGGTACGCACCGGCTGGTACGTACAGGACTGGCAGAACTTCCTCGACAACGCCCACGGGCAGGCCATGGCAGCCTCCCGTGGCACCGAGGCGCCGCCCGCCTCACCGGAGCGGTTCGAGGTCCGCGACGTCACCTACCGGTACGACGGCGCCCCGAAGGACAGCCTCAGCGGCGTGTCCCTGCAAGTGCGGCGCGGAGAGATCGTGGCGCTGGTCGGAGAGAACGGGTCAGGCAAGTCCACTCTGTCGCGGCTGGTCTGCGGCCTGCTGCTGCCCACAGCCGGTGAGGTGGCGTGGGACCACACGGCCACGGCGCGGATGGAGCCCTGGGAAGCGTGGAAGCACGTCGCCCTGGTCCCGCAGAAGTACACGTATCTGCCCCTGAGCATGCGGGACAACATCACGTTCGGACAGGGCGACACGAGCGACGCCGCGGTGCTCGCCGCGTGCGAGGCGTCCGGTGCGACGGACATGCTGCCCGGTCTCAGGTCCGGGCTGGACACCCTGCTGACCTCGGAGTGGTTCGGCGGCCAGCAACTGTCCGGGGGACAATGGCAACGGACCGTGATCACCAGGGCGTTCCACCGTCAGGCGGCTCTGCTGGTGATGGACGAGCCCACGGCCGCCCTCGACGCACGGGCCGAGCACCGCATCTTCACCGGACTACGGGACCTGGCCAAGGACCGGGCGGTCCTCCTGATCACCCACCGGCTCGCCAACGTGGCCGTCGCGGACAAAATCGTCGTCCTCGACCAAGGACGCATCGTCCAGGAAGGAACCTACGAAGAACTCACCCGCGAGCCGGGACTGTTCCGCTCCCTGTGGGAACTACAGCAGCGCACCACCGGAGATCCACTCTAG
- a CDS encoding ISAs1 family transposase: MNTWRVRACSRIFAVPTVLDQLTRTTAPAPLPDAVRLSGFLDLVPDPRGVRRPPLSAARAGGRCRGECPGRRSLAHRDHGTDHGCPGWACRALGLPLDPLTDTVSVPHPHTSRRLLVQLDGTALDRSIGAFLTTRTTPAPAALRAIAVDGKALRGSRTATTTHLTLLASRFSLLASAAMDHAGHVLAHRQVADKSNETPAARPLPDVINLTGTVITADALRTQHTDGACLRDRGAHDIAQVKANHPGLFDRVRHLPRHEITHDHHDRTRAHHRLKTAAFTHLDAPRPSKLSTGDRTSPPASSPSNAST; the protein is encoded by the coding sequence ATGAACACTTGGCGAGTCCGTGCCTGCTCCCGCATCTTCGCCGTGCCCACCGTGCTGGACCAACTGACCCGGACTACCGCACCGGCTCCACTGCCGGACGCGGTCCGCCTGTCCGGCTTCCTCGACCTGGTCCCCGACCCGCGCGGCGTCCGCCGGCCGCCGCTGTCCGCTGCCCGCGCTGGTGGCCGCTGCCGCGGCGAGTGTCCTGGCCGACGCTCGCTCGCCCACCGCGATCACGGAACGGATCATGGATGCCCCGGCTGGGCCTGCCGGGCGCTCGGCCTTCCCCTCGACCCGCTGACCGACACGGTGTCCGTTCCACACCCCCATACCTCGCGCCGTCTCCTCGTCCAACTCGACGGCACCGCCCTGGACCGGTCGATCGGAGCTTTCCTCACCACCCGTACCACCCCCGCGCCCGCCGCACTGCGGGCGATCGCCGTCGACGGCAAGGCCCTGCGCGGCTCGCGCACCGCCACGACCACGCACCTCACGCTTCTCGCTTCTCGCTTCTCGCTTCTCGCTTCTGCCGCGATGGACCATGCCGGTCATGTCCTCGCCCACAGACAGGTCGCGGACAAGAGCAATGAGACCCCCGCCGCCAGGCCCTTGCCGGACGTCATCAACCTGACCGGCACGGTCATCACCGCCGACGCCCTGCGCACCCAGCACACCGACGGCGCCTGCCTCCGCGACCGCGGCGCCCATGACATCGCGCAGGTCAAAGCCAATCACCCCGGCCTGTTCGATCGCGTCCGCCACCTGCCCCGGCACGAGATCACACACGACCACCACGACCGCACCCGAGCCCACCACCGCCTGAAGACCGCCGCCTTCACCCACCTCGACGCCCCCAGGCCCTCCAAGCTGTCCACTGGAGACAGGACTTCACCACCGGCAAGCTCACCATCGAACGCGTCTACCTGA
- the otr(A) gene encoding tetracycline resistance ribosomal protection protein Otr(A), whose translation MNKLNLGILAHVDAGKTSLTERLLHRTGVIDEVGSVDAGTTQTDSMGLERQRGITIRSAVATFVLDDLKVNLIDTPGHSDFISEVERALRVLDGAVLVVSAVEGVQPQTRILMRTLRRLDIPTLVFVNKIDRNGARPDGVLREIRDRLTPAAVALSAVADAGTPRARATALGPDTDPEFAVRIGELLADRDDAFLTAYLDEERVLTEKDYVEELASQTARGLVHPVFLGSALTGEGLDHLVRGIRELLPSVHDSQDAPLRATVFKVDRGVRGETVAYLRLVSGTLGTRDSVTLHRVDHTGRVTEHAGRITALRVFERGSATSDTRATAGDIAQAQGLKDVRVGDRAGHLDGPPPRNFFAPPSLETVIRPERPADAGRLHAALRMLDEQDPSIDLRRDEESAAGAVVRLYGEVQKEILVSTLAESFGVRVRFDPTRTVCIEKPVGTGEALIELDTRTHNYFWATVGLHVGPAEPDAGITFRLAVELGSLPLAFHKAIEETVRTTLRHGLFGWQVTDCAVTLTRTGFASPVSAADDFREATPLVLMDALRQAGTQVHEPVSSFELEIPAARLSLVLAKLAELGATPGVPAAEGDIFRLEGTMPTSLVHDFHQRVPGLTRGEGVFLAEHRGYRPAAGQPPVRPRPEGPNPLNRDEYILHILKRV comes from the coding sequence ATGAACAAGCTGAATCTGGGCATCCTGGCCCACGTTGACGCCGGCAAGACCAGCCTCACCGAGCGCCTGCTGCACCGCACCGGAGTGATCGACGAGGTCGGCAGTGTGGACGCCGGCACCACGCAGACCGACTCGATGGGGCTGGAGCGGCAGCGCGGCATCACCATCCGGTCCGCCGTGGCCACGTTCGTCCTGGACGATCTCAAAGTGAACCTCATCGACACCCCGGGTCACTCCGACTTCATCTCCGAAGTCGAGCGGGCGCTCAGGGTACTCGACGGTGCCGTTCTGGTGGTTTCGGCCGTCGAGGGTGTCCAGCCGCAGACCCGAATCCTGATGCGGACCCTGCGCAGGCTGGACATCCCCACGCTGGTCTTCGTCAACAAGATCGACAGGAACGGCGCGCGCCCCGACGGTGTGCTGCGGGAGATCCGCGACCGGCTGACCCCCGCCGCGGTGGCGCTGTCCGCCGTGGCGGACGCCGGCACGCCACGGGCCCGCGCGACCGCGCTCGGCCCGGACACGGACCCGGAGTTCGCCGTCCGGATCGGTGAGCTGCTGGCAGACCGCGACGACGCCTTCCTCACCGCCTACCTGGACGAGGAGCGTGTACTGACCGAGAAGGACTACGTGGAGGAACTGGCCTCCCAGACCGCGCGTGGCCTGGTGCACCCGGTGTTCCTCGGGTCAGCGCTGACCGGCGAGGGTCTGGACCACCTGGTGCGCGGTATCCGGGAGTTGCTGCCATCCGTGCACGACTCGCAGGACGCCCCGCTGCGAGCCACCGTGTTCAAGGTGGACCGCGGAGTGCGCGGAGAGACCGTCGCGTACCTGCGGCTGGTCTCCGGCACGCTGGGAACCCGTGACTCGGTGACGCTGCACCGCGTCGACCACACCGGCCGGGTCACCGAGCACGCCGGGCGGATCACCGCCCTGCGGGTCTTCGAGCGTGGGTCGGCCACCAGCGATACCCGGGCGACCGCCGGGGACATCGCGCAGGCCCAGGGGCTGAAGGACGTACGGGTCGGTGACCGGGCCGGGCACCTCGACGGACCCCCGCCGCGGAATTTCTTCGCACCGCCCAGCCTGGAGACCGTGATCCGACCGGAGCGTCCGGCGGACGCCGGGCGGCTGCACGCCGCGCTGCGCATGCTGGACGAGCAGGACCCCTCGATCGACCTGCGGCGGGACGAGGAGAGCGCGGCCGGCGCCGTGGTGCGCCTGTACGGGGAGGTGCAGAAGGAGATCCTCGTCAGCACGCTCGCGGAGTCCTTCGGCGTACGGGTCCGCTTCGACCCCACCCGCACGGTCTGCATCGAGAAGCCCGTGGGGACAGGAGAGGCGTTGATCGAGTTGGACACGCGCACGCACAACTACTTCTGGGCGACCGTGGGTCTGCACGTCGGGCCGGCCGAGCCGGACGCGGGCATCACATTCCGTCTGGCGGTGGAACTGGGCTCGCTCCCCCTGGCCTTCCACAAGGCCATCGAGGAGACGGTGCGCACCACACTGCGGCACGGTCTGTTCGGCTGGCAGGTGACCGACTGCGCCGTCACCCTGACCCGTACCGGTTTCGCCAGTCCGGTCAGCGCGGCCGACGACTTCCGTGAGGCCACACCGCTGGTCCTGATGGACGCGCTCCGACAGGCCGGGACCCAGGTGCACGAGCCGGTCAGCTCCTTCGAACTGGAGATTCCCGCCGCCCGGCTCAGCCTGGTGCTGGCGAAACTCGCGGAGTTGGGCGCGACTCCCGGCGTGCCCGCGGCCGAAGGGGACATCTTCCGGCTGGAGGGCACGATGCCGACCAGCCTCGTGCACGACTTCCACCAGCGGGTTCCCGGACTGACCCGGGGAGAGGGGGTGTTCCTGGCCGAGCACCGGGGCTACCGGCCCGCTGCCGGACAGCCGCCCGTGCGACCGCGACCCGAGGGCCCCAACCCGCTCAACCGGGACGAGTACATCCTGCACATCCTCAAACGTGTCTGA
- a CDS encoding reverse transcriptase domain-containing protein: MRRISSRDSYGFRPKRRAQDAIAEIHFFGSRSYEWVLEEDIQACFDEIAHPALMDRVRARIGDKRVLALVKALLKAGILHTDGTEGASITGTPQGGILSPLLANIALSEVDEHFAETWQSYGSEYQRTARRRRGLPMCRRLIRYADDWVVMVSGTRQHAEALRAEAAAVLAPMGLRLSEAKTQVVHINEGFEFLGWHIQRRRKRCTDRNVVHTYPSKKALASIVDKVRAITGRSKQRHLFDLLSQLNAVLRGWCAYFRHAVSAATFGYLDEYSWHRVTRWLRKRHPRVPWASLFRRFLPGNDRPRKGFRCSKPRKSRWSATDTGAGTFPHHGCQYRQPSADQRQGHVESRILGDGHVRCAP; the protein is encoded by the coding sequence TTGAGGCGGATTTCTTCCCGTGACAGCTACGGGTTCCGTCCCAAACGGCGGGCTCAGGACGCGATTGCCGAGATCCACTTCTTTGGATCCCGCTCTTACGAATGGGTTCTGGAAGAGGACATTCAGGCATGCTTCGATGAGATCGCGCACCCGGCCCTGATGGACCGAGTGCGTGCGCGAATCGGAGACAAGCGAGTCCTGGCCTTGGTCAAGGCGCTCCTCAAAGCCGGAATCTTGCATACGGACGGTACTGAGGGTGCTTCGATCACCGGCACTCCCCAGGGAGGAATCCTGTCCCCGCTGCTGGCCAACATCGCTCTGTCCGAGGTCGACGAGCACTTCGCCGAGACGTGGCAGAGCTATGGATCGGAATACCAGCGCACCGCGCGTCGCAGACGCGGCCTGCCCATGTGCCGCCGTCTCATCCGCTATGCGGATGACTGGGTGGTCATGGTTTCGGGAACGCGCCAGCACGCCGAAGCGCTGCGGGCCGAGGCCGCAGCAGTCCTGGCACCGATGGGCTTGCGCCTGTCGGAGGCCAAGACACAGGTGGTTCACATCAACGAGGGCTTCGAGTTTCTGGGCTGGCACATCCAGCGCCGGCGGAAACGATGCACCGACCGGAACGTCGTCCATACCTACCCCTCGAAGAAGGCGCTGGCCTCCATTGTGGACAAGGTCCGGGCGATTACCGGAAGATCGAAACAGCGGCATCTGTTCGACCTACTAAGTCAGTTGAATGCTGTACTGCGGGGCTGGTGCGCCTACTTCCGACACGCTGTGTCGGCGGCCACCTTCGGCTATCTCGATGAGTATTCCTGGCATCGAGTGACCCGCTGGCTGCGTAAACGACATCCTCGCGTCCCGTGGGCATCCTTGTTCCGGCGTTTCCTCCCGGGAAACGACCGACCGAGGAAGGGGTTTCGCTGTTCCAAACCCAGAAAGTCTCGGTGGTCCGCTACCGATACCGGGGCCGGAACATTCCCACACCATGGATGCCAATACCGGCAGCCGTCGGCTGACCAGAGGCAAGGACACGTGGAGAGCCGGATACTCGGAGACGGGCACGTCCGGTGTGCGCCGTGA
- a CDS encoding ISAs1 family transposase yields MSDLRFFLESVPDPRSRRGRWYSLTSILLVCAAAAVSGARTIDELAEWGARADAELLATLGVRRHLLHWRHAPSRSAIGRLLERLDPDALDAAVGAWLAHRHTAAVPGRRRVIAVDGKALRGSARLDQPRRHLLSAVTHGRPVTLAQTEVGSKTNETRHFQPLLTPLDLDGDVVTFDALHTVKANAAWLVEVKKAHYVAVIKPNQPTAWAQLDGLDWHAVAIQHTASNKGHGRRESRSVKTLAIADNLGGIAFPHAKLALRVHRRRKETGRKETRETVYAVTSLDVHQAKPAELASHLRGHWTVEAQHHIRDRTFAEDASTVHAGNAPRVMAALRNLAIGALKALGATNIAKTTRAIRDQPERALPILGITYKPDLNGT; encoded by the coding sequence ATGTCTGACCTGCGTTTCTTCCTGGAATCGGTGCCCGATCCCCGCTCCCGGCGGGGCCGCTGGTACTCGCTGACCTCGATCCTGCTGGTCTGCGCGGCTGCCGCGGTCTCGGGAGCCCGGACCATCGACGAACTCGCCGAGTGGGGCGCCCGCGCCGACGCAGAACTGCTCGCCACACTCGGCGTGCGCCGGCATCTGCTGCACTGGCGGCATGCACCGTCCAGGTCGGCGATCGGGAGACTCCTCGAGCGTCTCGACCCCGACGCACTCGATGCGGCCGTGGGAGCCTGGCTGGCTCACCGCCATACCGCCGCAGTCCCGGGCAGGCGACGGGTGATCGCCGTGGACGGCAAGGCACTGCGCGGCTCCGCCCGCCTGGACCAGCCCCGCCGGCACCTGCTGTCCGCCGTCACCCACGGCCGCCCGGTCACCCTCGCCCAGACCGAGGTTGGGTCCAAGACCAACGAGACGCGGCACTTCCAGCCCCTGCTCACGCCGCTTGACCTGGACGGAGACGTGGTCACCTTCGACGCGCTGCACACCGTGAAGGCCAATGCCGCCTGGCTGGTGGAGGTCAAGAAGGCGCACTACGTGGCCGTGATCAAGCCCAATCAGCCCACCGCCTGGGCCCAACTGGACGGCCTGGACTGGCATGCGGTGGCCATCCAGCACACCGCCTCGAACAAGGGACACGGCCGCCGCGAGTCCCGCTCGGTCAAAACTCTCGCCATCGCCGACAACCTTGGAGGCATCGCCTTCCCTCACGCGAAGCTCGCCCTCCGCGTTCACCGCCGCCGCAAAGAGACCGGCAGGAAGGAGACCCGCGAGACCGTCTATGCGGTCACCAGCCTCGACGTCCACCAGGCGAAACCGGCCGAACTCGCCTCTCACCTGCGCGGACACTGGACCGTGGAAGCCCAGCACCACATCCGCGACCGTACCTTCGCCGAAGACGCCTCCACTGTCCACGCAGGCAACGCACCCCGCGTCATGGCCGCCCTGCGCAACCTCGCGATCGGAGCCCTCAAAGCCCTCGGAGCGACCAACATCGCGAAGACCACCCGGGCCATCCGCGACCAACCCGAACGAGCCCTCCCCATCCTGGGCATCACCTACAAGCCCGACCTCAACGGAACTTGA
- a CDS encoding group II intron maturase-specific domain-containing protein yields the protein MRALRGSNVSAVLHKIDPIVRGWSAYYRTVVSSAAFTALDDYMWKLTYKWAKHGHQNKSRHWIVNRYFGQFNKSSKNRWVFGNRETGAHLRA from the coding sequence ATGCGGGCCTTGCGAGGCTCCAATGTCAGTGCGGTGCTGCACAAGATCGATCCGATCGTGCGCGGCTGGTCAGCCTACTACCGGACGGTGGTCTCCAGCGCAGCTTTCACGGCGCTGGATGACTATATGTGGAAGCTCACCTACAAGTGGGCCAAGCACGGCCACCAGAACAAATCGAGGCACTGGATCGTCAACCGGTACTTCGGTCAGTTCAATAAATCCAGTAAGAACCGCTGGGTATTCGGCAACCGGGAGACCGGTGCCCACCTCAGGGCTTGA
- a CDS encoding reverse transcriptase domain-containing protein, whose protein sequence is MTNTQVKADADALANGPEGNIRGWHDIDWRAVEDEVRRLRQRIFTASREGDLKRVRNLQKLMLRSRANTLLSVRRVTEINAGRKTAGVDGRTALLPQSKTRLVDWAQYRSKTWTPFPVKRAHIPKAGGKKRPLGIPVIADRALQARVVNALEPEWEARFEPKSYGFRPGRGCHDAISAIYLTLKGKNPQRMWVLDADLKAAFDRIDHEHLLAQLGTFPARELVRHWLKAGVVDGGRFAPTEEGTPQGGVVSPLLLNVALHGMEQAAGVRYRKLGTNAAESVEGSPALIRYADDLVALCHSHDEAQQVKAKLAEWLAPRGLAFNEDKTQSSTLTPVSTFWDSTSAAMTASC, encoded by the coding sequence ATGACGAACACGCAGGTGAAAGCCGACGCGGACGCGTTGGCGAACGGACCGGAGGGCAACATCCGCGGCTGGCACGATATCGACTGGCGTGCCGTCGAGGACGAAGTACGGCGTCTGCGACAGAGAATCTTCACGGCATCGCGGGAAGGCGACCTCAAACGAGTTCGCAACTTGCAGAAACTGATGCTCCGTTCCCGCGCTAACACGCTCCTGAGTGTGCGGCGCGTGACGGAGATCAACGCTGGACGCAAGACCGCCGGAGTGGACGGGCGAACGGCGCTGTTGCCCCAGTCGAAGACCAGACTGGTCGACTGGGCGCAATACCGCTCGAAAACCTGGACGCCCTTTCCGGTCAAGCGCGCGCATATTCCAAAAGCAGGCGGAAAGAAGCGCCCACTCGGTATCCCGGTCATCGCTGACCGGGCACTGCAAGCGCGGGTGGTCAACGCGCTGGAACCCGAGTGGGAGGCGCGGTTCGAGCCGAAGTCGTACGGCTTCCGGCCCGGCCGCGGCTGTCATGACGCGATCTCCGCCATCTACCTGACGCTGAAGGGCAAGAACCCCCAGCGGATGTGGGTGCTGGACGCGGATCTGAAGGCGGCGTTCGACCGTATCGACCATGAGCATCTTCTCGCCCAGCTCGGCACGTTCCCCGCCAGGGAACTGGTCAGGCACTGGCTGAAGGCCGGAGTGGTCGACGGCGGCCGATTCGCCCCGACAGAGGAAGGCACCCCGCAAGGGGGTGTCGTGAGCCCTCTGCTGCTGAACGTCGCTCTGCACGGAATGGAACAAGCCGCCGGAGTCCGATACCGCAAACTCGGCACGAACGCCGCCGAGTCGGTTGAGGGTTCCCCGGCATTGATCAGATACGCGGACGATCTTGTCGCGCTATGTCACAGCCATGACGAAGCCCAACAGGTCAAAGCAAAGCTCGCCGAGTGGCTGGCACCCAGAGGACTGGCGTTCAACGAGGACAAGACGCAATCGTCCACGCTGACTCCGGTTTCGACTTTCTGGGATTCAACGTCCGCCGCTATGACGGCAAGCTGCTGA
- a CDS encoding IS630 family transposase has product MHLSVSLAGPAPSGSASASRRCRGCFPPLPASPGSNCPQLRHAAATARRRSPFTSARSHSASWHTKTQIQALDRTQPVLPVAFAASEKRTADYVRHGTTNLFAALNVTTGEVLGECKPTRNGKDFLAFLKKAVKPHVGKDIHVVLDDLSTHTIPEVKEWLAKNPHVHFHLTPVGSSWLNQIEIWFGILTRQSIRRGTFSSVNVLIKQIRDYINSWNATAKPFTWTATTGEVLAKVRLVATNVKKLVNNNSN; this is encoded by the coding sequence GTGCACCTTTCCGTCTCGCTTGCCGGACCCGCGCCGTCTGGCAGTGCCAGCGCGTCCCGTCGTTGTCGGGGCTGCTTTCCGCCCTTACCGGCATCTCCCGGTTCGAACTGCCCCCAGCTTCGCCATGCTGCTGCGACAGCACGGCGGCGGAGTCCTTTCACCTCCGCTCGATCCCACAGCGCCTCGTGGCACACGAAGACGCAGATCCAGGCGCTGGACCGGACCCAGCCGGTGCTGCCGGTCGCCTTCGCGGCGAGCGAGAAACGCACCGCCGACTACGTCCGGCACGGCACCACGAACCTGTTCGCCGCCCTGAACGTGACCACCGGCGAAGTACTCGGCGAGTGCAAGCCGACCCGGAACGGCAAGGACTTCCTGGCCTTCTTGAAGAAGGCGGTGAAGCCGCACGTCGGGAAGGACATCCACGTCGTCCTGGACGACCTCTCCACGCACACCATTCCGGAGGTCAAGGAGTGGCTGGCAAAGAACCCGCACGTCCACTTCCATCTCACCCCCGTCGGCTCGTCGTGGCTGAACCAGATCGAGATCTGGTTCGGAATCCTGACCCGGCAGTCCATCCGCCGCGGCACGTTCTCCAGCGTCAACGTCCTGATCAAGCAGATCCGCGACTACATCAACTCCTGGAACGCGACAGCGAAACCGTTCACCTGGACCGCGACCACCGGCGAGGTCCTCGCGAAGGTCCGACTCGTCGCGACCAATGTGAAGAAACTCGTCAATAACAACTCGAACTGA
- a CDS encoding IS630 family transposase, translated as MPGPKPLSLELSDHERRVLRGWLRKQTASQALVLRSRIVLACAEGRPNAQVAQDLGVSRETARKWRARFAADRLEGLVDRPRSGAPRKITDEQVEALVTRTLDQAPPTGDSHWSTRSMAEAAGMSQSAVSRIWRAFGLKPHIVETWKLSTDPQFVTKVRDVVGIYLSPPENALVLAVDEKSQIQALDRTQPVLPMAPATPAKMTHDYVRHGTTSLFAALDIASGSVIAQHYRRHRHQEFLRFLKVIDAAVPKNLELHLILDNYATHKTEPVKKWLLRHPRFHLHFTPTSASWLNLVERWFAELTCRKLRRSAHRSVVELERDIRRWINEWNKNPKPFIWTKTADDILDTLAAYCTRINDSGH; from the coding sequence ATGCCTGGTCCGAAGCCGCTGTCGCTGGAGTTGTCCGATCACGAACGCCGGGTGCTGCGGGGCTGGTTGCGCAAGCAGACGGCGTCTCAGGCGTTGGTGCTGCGGTCGAGGATCGTGCTGGCGTGCGCGGAGGGCCGGCCGAACGCGCAGGTCGCGCAGGATCTCGGTGTCTCGCGGGAGACCGCACGCAAGTGGCGGGCCCGGTTCGCCGCGGACCGGCTGGAGGGCCTGGTGGACCGGCCCCGTTCGGGGGCGCCGCGAAAGATCACGGACGAGCAGGTCGAGGCGCTGGTCACCAGGACCCTGGATCAGGCGCCGCCGACGGGCGATTCGCACTGGTCGACGCGTTCGATGGCCGAGGCCGCAGGAATGTCGCAGTCGGCCGTCTCGCGGATCTGGCGGGCCTTCGGCCTCAAGCCGCACATCGTGGAGACCTGGAAGCTGTCGACCGACCCGCAGTTCGTGACCAAAGTCCGCGACGTGGTGGGCATCTACCTCTCCCCGCCCGAGAACGCGCTGGTCCTGGCGGTGGACGAGAAGTCGCAGATACAGGCCCTGGACCGGACCCAGCCAGTGCTGCCGATGGCCCCGGCCACGCCGGCGAAGATGACCCACGACTACGTCCGGCACGGCACGACCAGCCTGTTCGCGGCCCTGGACATCGCCTCCGGCTCGGTCATCGCCCAGCACTACCGCCGCCATCGCCACCAGGAGTTCCTCCGCTTCCTGAAGGTCATCGACGCCGCCGTCCCCAAGAACCTCGAACTCCACCTGATCCTGGACAACTACGCCACCCACAAAACCGAGCCGGTCAAGAAGTGGCTGCTGCGGCACCCCCGCTTCCACCTGCACTTCACCCCCACCTCCGCCTCATGGCTCAACCTCGTCGAGCGCTGGTTCGCCGAACTGACCTGCCGCAAACTCCGCCGCTCGGCCCACCGCAGCGTCGTCGAACTCGAACGCGACATCCGCCGCTGGATCAACGAGTGGAACAAGAACCCCAAGCCGTTCATCTGGACGAAGACCGCCGACGACATCCTCGACACCCTCGCCGCATACTGCACACGAATTAACGACTCAGGACACTAG